In Wenyingzhuangia fucanilytica, the following are encoded in one genomic region:
- a CDS encoding DEAD/DEAH box helicase, producing MPFKKLHPSIKEVLKQKEIVIPTDFQKSSIPVIKSGKNVFCNASNNQGKTTTLIMTIMHKLKCEEVGNIPRALVLVENNDKALDLYNTFTTFTKYTPLRVYVANEKEHVDLLKSEIFEGVDILIATPQIVSKLLLLYGVNLSELKLLSIDDAEFLSQTNAYNAVLSITQSISKCQYVLYSNKLNPNLKRLESYFMEHATHVNV from the coding sequence ATGCCTTTCAAAAAATTACATCCTAGTATTAAAGAAGTTTTAAAACAAAAAGAAATTGTAATTCCTACAGATTTTCAGAAATCTAGTATTCCAGTAATTAAGAGCGGAAAAAATGTGTTTTGTAACGCATCCAATAATCAAGGTAAAACAACTACGTTGATTATGACGATTATGCACAAATTAAAATGTGAAGAAGTTGGAAATATTCCTAGAGCTTTGGTATTGGTAGAAAATAATGATAAAGCTTTAGATTTATACAATACGTTTACAACCTTTACCAAATATACGCCACTAAGAGTTTATGTAGCTAACGAAAAAGAACATGTAGATTTGTTAAAATCGGAGATTTTTGAAGGTGTTGACATTCTTATTGCTACACCACAAATTGTAAGTAAACTACTTTTATTATACGGTGTGAATTTATCTGAATTAAAACTTTTAAGTATTGATGATGCTGAGTTTTTATCACAAACAAATGCCTATAATGCTGTTTTATCTATAACTCAAAGTATTAGTAAATGTCAATATGTTCTTTATTCTAACAAATTAAACCCTAATTTAAAACGTTTAGAATCTTACTTTATGGAACATGCCACTCATGTTAATGTGTAA
- a CDS encoding TonB-dependent receptor: MKNSTQFKWGLLFVMLLSVSSIMAQTTISGNVKDQNGDPLLGVTVLLKGTTQGTATDFDGNYNITNVKDGNYTLTAEFLGYSNYSKSVKVQGKNITLNFTMNASSESLDEVIITGVATPKSKIESSVSVTTMKPSTITQSAPRSTAEIFRTIPGIRSESSGGEGNSNIAVRGVPISSGGSKYVQLQEDGLPVLLYGDIAFGTADIFTRFDNNVAKIEAIRGGSASTLTSNGPGGIINIISKTGEIEGGSIGTTFGVDYNSFRTDFDYGTEVNDGLFIHTGGFYRVGEGIRTTGFTANNGGQLKVSLTKKFDNGHVRLYAKYLNDRTAAYMPVPIKVTGTNSNPTWEDAPNFSANRGSIHSANLTQTLRTGADGETTRGNVTNGMHPVSTSVGFEASFDLDNDWKITNNGRFSVNKGAFITPFVESTATATDMTATLGGALTYASDGNAVDGNALVNRIHMFDVELNNLNNFMNDVKLSKTINNISITAGYFKSIQNISMSWLWNTYVQEVSDDNARLINVDGLSENGLLNYGTPAWGNLQRNYDTQYNVSAPYAQISVDATENLTIDASVRYDMGKVSGSFAGGKEGAIDVNGDGTISTAEQTAHVIDNANPTAVDYDYNYMSYSAGINYKFSEDQSVFARYSKGASAKSDRILFSGLNYLNGDKINALDFLSQAEVGFKRNLRRGAVYATAFYATTNEEGGFEASSNSIIENDYKSMGLELEGFYNFGDFNLRGAVTYTKAEITSGANKGNKPRRQPDFIYNIMPSYNFGSTKQNSVGLSFVGQTKAYSQDSNELVMPSFVITSGFINYAITKSLNANLSVNNIFDSIAITEAEEGSITDNQVNYVRGRTLPGRSISLALKYQF, translated from the coding sequence ATGAAAAATTCAACTCAATTTAAATGGGGTCTTTTATTTGTGATGCTATTATCAGTATCATCCATAATGGCACAAACTACTATTTCAGGAAATGTTAAAGATCAAAACGGTGATCCATTGTTAGGAGTAACGGTGTTATTAAAAGGAACTACTCAAGGTACTGCCACAGATTTTGATGGAAACTATAACATTACGAATGTAAAAGACGGAAACTATACATTAACTGCAGAATTTTTAGGATATTCTAATTATTCCAAATCAGTTAAAGTTCAAGGAAAAAATATAACACTTAACTTTACCATGAACGCAAGTTCTGAATCGTTAGACGAAGTTATTATTACCGGAGTTGCTACTCCTAAATCTAAAATAGAATCTAGTGTTTCTGTAACTACTATGAAACCATCAACAATTACACAATCTGCCCCTAGATCTACTGCAGAAATCTTTAGAACCATTCCAGGTATTCGTTCAGAATCTTCTGGAGGTGAAGGAAACTCTAATATTGCAGTAAGAGGGGTGCCAATTTCTTCTGGAGGATCTAAATACGTACAGTTACAAGAAGATGGATTACCAGTGTTATTATATGGTGACATTGCTTTTGGTACTGCTGATATTTTTACAAGATTTGATAATAACGTGGCTAAAATTGAAGCTATTCGTGGAGGTTCTGCTTCTACATTAACCTCTAATGGTCCTGGTGGAATTATTAATATTATTAGTAAAACAGGAGAAATTGAAGGAGGATCTATAGGAACAACTTTTGGTGTTGATTATAATTCTTTTAGAACTGATTTTGATTATGGAACTGAAGTAAACGATGGATTATTTATTCATACAGGTGGTTTTTATAGAGTAGGAGAAGGAATTAGAACTACTGGATTTACAGCTAATAATGGAGGACAATTAAAGGTAAGTTTAACAAAAAAATTTGACAACGGACATGTTAGATTGTATGCAAAATATTTAAATGATAGAACGGCTGCTTACATGCCAGTACCTATTAAAGTAACAGGAACAAATAGTAATCCTACATGGGAAGATGCTCCTAATTTTAGTGCCAATAGAGGTTCTATTCACAGTGCCAATCTTACTCAAACATTACGTACAGGTGCAGATGGAGAAACTACTAGAGGGAATGTAACAAACGGAATGCACCCAGTATCTACTTCAGTAGGATTTGAAGCTAGTTTTGATTTGGATAATGATTGGAAAATTACCAACAATGGACGTTTTTCTGTAAACAAAGGAGCTTTTATTACTCCATTTGTAGAAAGTACAGCTACTGCAACAGACATGACAGCTACTTTAGGAGGAGCATTAACCTATGCTAGTGATGGAAATGCTGTAGATGGAAATGCATTGGTAAACAGAATACACATGTTTGATGTTGAGTTAAACAACTTAAATAATTTTATGAATGATGTAAAATTATCTAAAACGATAAACAACATTAGTATTACAGCAGGATACTTTAAATCTATTCAAAACATTTCTATGTCTTGGTTGTGGAATACTTATGTACAAGAAGTTTCGGATGACAATGCTAGATTAATTAATGTTGATGGATTAAGTGAAAATGGTTTGTTAAATTATGGAACACCAGCATGGGGGAACTTACAACGTAATTACGATACTCAGTACAATGTATCTGCACCTTATGCACAAATTTCTGTAGATGCAACTGAAAACTTAACGATTGATGCAAGTGTTAGATATGATATGGGGAAAGTAAGTGGTTCTTTTGCAGGAGGTAAAGAAGGTGCTATTGATGTAAATGGCGATGGAACTATTTCTACAGCAGAACAAACAGCACATGTAATAGACAATGCAAACCCAACAGCTGTAGATTACGATTATAACTATATGTCTTATTCAGCTGGTATTAACTATAAATTTTCAGAAGATCAATCTGTATTTGCAAGATATAGTAAAGGAGCTTCTGCTAAATCTGATCGTATTTTATTCTCTGGATTAAACTATTTAAATGGAGATAAAATCAATGCATTAGACTTTTTAAGTCAAGCAGAAGTTGGATTTAAAAGAAACCTAAGAAGAGGAGCTGTATACGCAACTGCTTTTTATGCAACTACAAATGAAGAAGGTGGTTTTGAAGCATCATCAAACAGTATTATAGAAAATGACTACAAATCTATGGGACTTGAATTAGAAGGGTTTTACAACTTTGGTGATTTTAACTTAAGAGGGGCTGTAACTTATACAAAAGCAGAAATTACTTCTGGAGCAAACAAAGGAAACAAACCAAGAAGACAACCAGATTTTATTTACAACATTATGCCATCATATAACTTTGGTAGCACAAAACAAAATTCTGTAGGGTTAAGCTTTGTAGGACAAACAAAAGCATATTCACAAGACTCTAACGAATTAGTAATGCCAAGTTTTGTAATTACTAGTGGATTTATAAACTATGCTATTACAAAATCATTAAACGCAAACTTATCTGTAAACAATATTTTTGATTCAATAGCTATTACCGAAGCAGAAGAAGGAAGTATTACAGATAACCAAGTAAACTATGTTAGAGGTAGAACTTTACCAGGTAGATCAATTAGTTTAGCTTTAAAATATCAATTCTAA
- a CDS encoding DUF1761 domain-containing protein, which translates to MKFNLIVLLISAVIPLIIGFIWYNPKVFGTAWMKTSGITADETEKPNPIIFLWCFILSLFIALALTPIVIHQFGFFSVLFNEPGLTDPNSEIFAYTSDFMANYGENFRTFKHGALHGTITGVLIALPIIGTNALFEKKSFKYVMINAGYWTVCFCIMGGIICQFT; encoded by the coding sequence ATGAAATTTAATTTAATTGTATTGCTGATATCAGCCGTAATCCCTTTAATTATTGGGTTTATTTGGTATAACCCTAAAGTTTTTGGTACTGCCTGGATGAAAACTAGTGGTATTACCGCTGATGAAACCGAGAAACCAAATCCTATTATTTTTTTATGGTGTTTTATTCTTAGTTTATTTATCGCTTTAGCCTTAACACCAATTGTTATTCATCAATTTGGATTCTTTTCTGTTTTGTTTAATGAACCAGGCTTAACAGATCCTAATTCTGAAATTTTTGCCTACACAAGTGATTTTATGGCTAATTATGGAGAAAACTTTAGAACTTTTAAACACGGGGCTTTACACGGAACCATTACTGGAGTTTTAATAGCGCTACCCATTATTGGAACCAATGCATTATTTGAAAAAAAATCTTTTAAATATGTAATGATCAACGCGGGTTATTGGACCGTTTGTTTTTGTATTATGGGAGGAATTATTTGTCAATTCACCTAA
- a CDS encoding OmpA family protein, translated as MKKLFRNTLLVCLSASMFVGCSSMNNTTKGGLIGSGAGAAIGAGIGALIGGKKGAAIGAIGGAAVGGTTGVIIGKKMDKQAEELRNSIPGAQVYRVGEGIDVVFDEGSGIYFASNGTAINNETKNVLSKLAEVLKKYPDTNLFVTGHTDSDGAESYNLSLSEKRASAVASYLQTLGVPADRFTVKGEGELLPIADNSTAAGKAKNRRVELAIMANETMKKQAEAEAKNQ; from the coding sequence ATGAAAAAATTATTTAGAAACACATTGTTAGTATGTTTAAGCGCTAGTATGTTTGTTGGTTGTTCAAGTATGAATAACACTACCAAAGGAGGTTTAATAGGATCTGGAGCAGGTGCTGCTATTGGTGCTGGAATTGGAGCTTTAATCGGTGGTAAAAAAGGTGCTGCTATTGGTGCTATTGGAGGTGCTGCTGTAGGTGGAACTACTGGTGTTATTATTGGTAAAAAGATGGATAAACAAGCTGAGGAGTTAAGAAATTCTATTCCTGGAGCTCAAGTCTATAGAGTTGGTGAAGGAATTGATGTTGTTTTTGATGAAGGATCAGGGATTTACTTTGCATCAAATGGAACAGCTATTAACAACGAAACTAAAAATGTGTTGTCAAAATTAGCAGAAGTATTAAAAAAATACCCTGATACTAATTTATTTGTAACAGGTCATACAGATTCTGATGGAGCTGAATCATACAATTTAAGTTTGTCTGAAAAAAGAGCTAGTGCAGTTGCTAGTTATTTACAAACTTTAGGAGTTCCTGCTGATAGATTTACAGTTAAAGGTGAAGGAGAATTATTACCAATTGCTGATAATTCAACTGCAGCTGGTAAAGCTAAAAACAGAAGAGTTGAATTAGCTATTATGGCAAATGAGACTATGAAGAAACAAGCCGAAGCAGAAGCTAAAAATCAATAA
- a CDS encoding carbohydrate kinase family protein, giving the protein MKTNIKNIDILCVGEVLIDFIGHQSNVQINQTKDYHRYLGGSPTNVAAYCSKLGLKTALVASIGKDGLGDFVIEKLLKNKIDIQFVNQLPNKSTSVIFVSRTDGTPDFIPYRDADYCITENQISKETLLNTKIYHTTCFALSKDIAQSTILTKAKEAYELGCQLSIDINYSEKIWDSKREVLDVVKEYCQYNPLVKVSEDDVFRLFNKTLSHQEIFDYFHELGVNTICLTLGSKGVVLSNKGEEIIELPAVKIEKIEDATGAGDAFWSGFLTSYIKQDPLQKCLETGLKVAAIKLQNIGGLPDHIQI; this is encoded by the coding sequence ATGAAAACTAACATAAAAAACATAGATATTCTTTGTGTTGGAGAGGTGTTGATTGATTTTATTGGACACCAATCAAACGTACAAATAAATCAGACAAAAGATTATCATAGATATTTAGGAGGTTCTCCTACAAACGTTGCAGCTTATTGTTCTAAACTAGGGTTAAAAACTGCTTTAGTAGCTAGTATTGGTAAAGATGGATTAGGTGATTTTGTGATAGAAAAATTACTTAAAAATAAGATTGATATACAGTTTGTAAATCAATTACCAAACAAATCAACTAGTGTGATATTTGTTTCAAGAACAGACGGAACACCTGATTTTATTCCTTATAGAGATGCCGATTACTGCATTACCGAAAATCAGATTAGTAAAGAAACTTTATTAAATACTAAAATATACCATACCACTTGTTTTGCTTTGAGTAAAGATATTGCACAAAGCACCATATTAACTAAAGCTAAAGAAGCTTATGAGTTGGGATGTCAACTAAGTATAGATATTAATTATTCCGAAAAAATTTGGGATAGTAAAAGAGAAGTTTTGGATGTGGTAAAAGAATATTGTCAATACAATCCGTTAGTAAAAGTAAGTGAAGATGATGTGTTTAGACTTTTTAATAAAACGTTATCTCATCAAGAAATTTTTGATTATTTCCATGAATTAGGAGTAAATACTATTTGTTTAACCTTAGGAAGTAAAGGAGTTGTTTTATCTAATAAAGGAGAGGAAATAATTGAATTACCCGCAGTTAAAATAGAAAAAATAGAAGATGCTACAGGAGCTGGAGATGCCTTTTGGTCTGGTTTTTTAACTAGTTATATTAAGCAAGACCCATTACAAAAATGCTTAGAAACAGGATTAAAAGTTGCAGCCATCAAATTACAAAACATTGGTGGTTTACCTGATCATATTCAGATATAA
- a CDS encoding glycosidase produces the protein MKKEINQNINGVMLNAYPDSVGNNLQDMITMLKLPEFKNAFSLFYILPTFFNSDLDRGFSIIDYNINKKLVSKQDLVDLENLNISLKFDIVLNHLSVASPQFKDLLKHGSSSKYKDFFIDWNEFWKEEGVMRADGVVVPNKEHLDKLFMRKSGLPILKVRFPDGTEKPYWNTFYQKVEYKTIEAIDLNKIKHITIKQANEVCEIINKTIKQNKDVFDVDLGENNRYKEEVLQLVAQNRSYLGQMDVNAKSPLVWEFYEETLKKLSDYGCKILRLDAFAYLHKEIGQTNFFNEPGTWEYLDRIKQIAQKNNLTLLPEIHAEYGLGLHEEVASKDYQIYDFFLPGLTIHTLEKADCTALITWAKEIIRKGYSTVNMLGCHDGIPVLDLKGKEVNNTYNKGLLKDTDIESIMTTIMDRGGRVKNLYDAEGRKISYYQVNATFYSALGENDQKMLLARAIQLFMPGTPQVWYLDVFAGANDYEAVERGGKDSHKEINRTTLSLEDIKEGLKKDLVLNQIKLIQLRNTHKAFLGKVEIIETTPDQINIKWVHHDEVAHLKADLNTLKFSITSTEKGKSTTINI, from the coding sequence ATGAAAAAAGAAATCAATCAAAATATAAATGGAGTTATGTTAAATGCATATCCTGATAGTGTTGGAAACAACTTACAGGACATGATTACCATGCTTAAACTCCCAGAGTTTAAAAATGCATTTTCATTATTTTACATATTACCTACCTTTTTTAATAGTGATCTAGATAGAGGTTTTTCTATTATTGATTACAATATCAATAAAAAACTTGTTTCTAAACAGGATTTAGTAGATTTAGAAAACTTGAATATTTCTTTAAAATTTGATATTGTTTTAAACCATTTATCTGTAGCCTCTCCACAGTTTAAAGATTTGTTAAAACATGGATCATCATCTAAATACAAAGATTTTTTTATTGATTGGAATGAGTTTTGGAAAGAAGAAGGAGTTATGAGGGCAGATGGAGTAGTGGTTCCAAATAAGGAGCATTTAGATAAACTTTTTATGCGTAAGTCTGGTTTACCTATATTAAAAGTTCGTTTCCCTGATGGAACGGAAAAGCCTTATTGGAATACTTTTTACCAAAAAGTTGAGTACAAAACTATTGAAGCTATTGATTTAAATAAAATCAAACACATTACCATTAAACAAGCCAATGAAGTTTGTGAGATCATCAACAAAACGATAAAGCAAAATAAAGATGTTTTTGATGTTGATTTAGGAGAAAACAATAGATATAAAGAAGAAGTATTACAATTAGTAGCTCAAAATCGTTCTTATTTAGGCCAAATGGATGTTAATGCAAAATCTCCATTGGTTTGGGAATTTTACGAAGAAACTTTAAAAAAATTAAGTGACTATGGTTGTAAAATATTACGTTTAGATGCTTTTGCTTACTTACACAAAGAAATTGGTCAAACCAACTTTTTTAATGAACCTGGAACTTGGGAATATTTAGATAGAATTAAACAAATTGCACAAAAGAACAATTTAACTTTATTACCAGAAATTCATGCAGAATACGGCTTAGGTTTACATGAAGAAGTAGCTAGTAAAGATTATCAGATTTATGATTTTTTCTTACCAGGACTAACCATCCATACATTAGAAAAAGCAGACTGTACAGCTTTAATTACTTGGGCAAAAGAAATCATAAGAAAAGGTTATAGCACGGTTAATATGTTAGGTTGTCATGATGGAATCCCTGTGTTAGATTTAAAAGGAAAAGAAGTCAATAATACTTACAACAAAGGACTTTTAAAAGATACTGATATAGAATCAATTATGACCACTATTATGGACAGAGGTGGAAGAGTAAAAAACTTATATGATGCAGAAGGAAGAAAAATATCTTACTACCAAGTGAATGCTACTTTTTACAGTGCTTTGGGAGAAAATGATCAAAAGATGTTATTGGCTAGAGCCATTCAATTATTTATGCCTGGAACTCCACAAGTGTGGTATTTAGATGTTTTTGCAGGTGCCAATGATTATGAAGCTGTGGAAAGAGGAGGGAAGGATAGTCATAAAGAAATTAATCGTACAACCTTAAGTTTAGAGGATATTAAAGAAGGATTGAAAAAAGATTTGGTATTAAATCAAATAAAATTAATTCAACTTAGAAATACACACAAAGCTTTTTTAGGAAAAGTAGAGATCATAGAAACTACTCCCGATCAAATAAATATCAAATGGGTTCATCATGATGAAGTAGCACATTTAAAGGCTGATTTAAACACACTAAAATTTAGTATAACAAGTACAGAAAAAGGAAAATCAACAACAATCAACATATAA
- a CDS encoding MFS transporter, producing MFQKVKLSFWQILNMNVGFFGIQYSFGLQQSAVNPIYDFLGASPHEIPLLNLAGPVTGLLVQPIIGAISDKTWSPRFGRRKPFFLIGALMCSLCLIAFPFSSTLWMAAGLLWILDAGNNTAMEPYRAFIADKLDDEQQPLGFQMQSFFTGFGQTLANLSLFIFPMIFIGKTGSLPTWVYASFFLGAVCSIGSVLWSIKTTKEIPPTPEELTKMKAEKGSVFQPLIEIFSAIGGMPKIMWHLALVYLFQWYALFCYWQNSSKSIALSVWNATPKSNPEAYEQAVSWTGLVNGWYNIVTFLVAFLLVGYTKKYSAKTVHTVCLLLAAVGFLVFPHIEDKNLLFFAITGFGIGWASMMGIPYLMVVADIPKERYGVYMGIINMMIVIPMIIQNLSFGYILKNFLDNDPRQAITFAGVLLLISAVITVFMKAKKATDHTIVASHH from the coding sequence ATGTTCCAAAAAGTAAAATTAAGTTTCTGGCAAATATTAAATATGAATGTGGGGTTTTTCGGAATCCAATATAGTTTTGGATTACAACAAAGTGCCGTAAATCCTATTTATGATTTCTTAGGAGCTAGTCCACATGAAATTCCATTATTAAATCTTGCAGGCCCTGTAACAGGTTTATTAGTACAACCTATTATTGGTGCTATTAGTGATAAAACATGGTCTCCTAGATTTGGACGTAGAAAACCTTTCTTTTTAATTGGTGCATTAATGTGTAGCTTGTGTTTGATAGCATTTCCATTTAGTAGTACTTTATGGATGGCTGCAGGTTTATTATGGATTTTAGATGCAGGAAACAATACTGCAATGGAGCCTTACAGAGCTTTTATTGCTGATAAATTAGATGACGAACAACAACCTTTAGGGTTTCAAATGCAAAGCTTTTTTACTGGTTTTGGACAAACATTAGCCAACTTATCATTGTTTATTTTTCCAATGATTTTTATAGGAAAAACAGGATCATTACCTACTTGGGTTTATGCATCATTCTTTTTAGGAGCTGTTTGTTCTATTGGTTCTGTTCTTTGGAGTATTAAAACAACCAAAGAAATTCCACCAACGCCTGAAGAACTAACCAAAATGAAAGCTGAAAAAGGGAGTGTATTTCAACCTCTAATAGAAATATTTTCAGCCATAGGAGGTATGCCTAAAATTATGTGGCATTTGGCATTAGTCTATTTATTTCAATGGTATGCTTTGTTCTGTTATTGGCAAAATTCATCAAAAAGTATTGCATTGTCTGTATGGAATGCTACACCAAAAAGCAATCCAGAAGCCTATGAACAAGCGGTAAGCTGGACAGGATTGGTTAATGGTTGGTACAATATTGTAACCTTTTTAGTAGCCTTTTTATTAGTAGGTTACACTAAAAAATATAGTGCCAAAACAGTGCACACAGTCTGTTTGTTATTAGCAGCTGTAGGGTTTTTAGTATTTCCACATATTGAAGATAAAAATCTACTGTTTTTTGCAATTACAGGTTTTGGAATTGGATGGGCAAGTATGATGGGAATACCGTACTTGATGGTTGTAGCAGATATCCCAAAAGAGCGTTACGGAGTTTATATGGGTATTATTAACATGATGATTGTGATTCCTATGATTATTCAAAACTTATCTTTTGGATATATCTTAAAAAACTTTTTAGATAACGATCCTCGTCAAGCTATTACGTTTGCAGGTGTATTATTGCTAATTAGTGCTGTTATTACAGTATTTATGAAAGCTAAAAAAGCAACAGATCACACAATAGTTGCAAGTCATCATTAA
- a CDS encoding DEAD/DEAH box helicase, whose amino-acid sequence MEVEIKKTSKNKKELYDYQKENINNVFDKIENKPSNYNLVFQLPTGGGKTVIFSEIARRFIKEKQKKVLILTHRIELSSQTSKMLDEFGVANKVITSDVKSLDDQDEYMCFVAMVETLKNRLNDDLLDMQDVSMVIIDEAHYNSFRKLFKYFQDCFILGVTATPLSSNIKLPMNEIYDELLVGEPISTLIERGFLAKATTYTYDVALGGLKVGINGDYTVKSSDDLYTSNIMQDKLLNAYVEKSLGKKTLIFNNGISTSWHVYDTFKAAGYENVRHLDNTFSKQERSEILRWFKKTPDAILTSVSILTTGFDEPSVDTIILNRATKSITLYYQMIGRGSRVFKDKKNFNVIDLGNNAARFGLWSAPINWKRIFKSPDYYLDNLINDEEIERQFVYDMPKEIREKFKNTEDITFKVKEHYDYAIKRGIKSKVVLDKSVAQHAQMCYENAEDVFEARDLAILLEDDIKDRIKKYSHYMIKSTKNYIMWLEEDYKRKLNTEINMKFKE is encoded by the coding sequence ATGGAAGTAGAAATAAAGAAAACAAGTAAGAATAAGAAGGAGTTATACGATTATCAAAAAGAGAACATCAACAATGTTTTTGATAAGATTGAAAACAAACCTTCTAATTACAACTTGGTTTTTCAGTTGCCTACAGGAGGAGGAAAAACTGTTATTTTTTCTGAAATAGCTAGGCGTTTCATTAAAGAAAAGCAGAAAAAGGTTTTGATTTTAACTCACAGAATTGAGTTAAGTAGTCAAACCTCTAAAATGTTAGATGAATTTGGAGTTGCTAACAAAGTAATTACAAGCGATGTAAAATCTTTAGATGATCAAGATGAATACATGTGTTTTGTAGCCATGGTAGAAACGCTTAAAAACAGATTGAACGATGATTTGTTAGATATGCAAGACGTTAGCATGGTAATTATTGATGAGGCTCACTATAATTCTTTCCGAAAACTTTTTAAATATTTTCAAGACTGTTTTATTTTAGGTGTTACTGCAACCCCTTTAAGTTCTAACATAAAACTTCCTATGAACGAAATCTATGATGAATTATTGGTTGGAGAACCAATTAGTACGTTAATTGAAAGAGGTTTCTTAGCAAAGGCAACAACTTATACTTATGATGTTGCGCTTGGTGGTTTAAAAGTGGGAATTAATGGAGATTATACAGTAAAATCATCAGATGATTTGTATACCAGTAACATCATGCAAGACAAGTTATTGAATGCATATGTTGAAAAATCATTAGGTAAAAAAACTTTGATTTTTAACAATGGTATTAGTACTTCTTGGCATGTTTATGATACTTTTAAAGCAGCTGGTTATGAAAATGTTCGTCATTTAGACAATACTTTTTCTAAGCAGGAGAGGAGTGAAATATTAAGATGGTTTAAAAAAACACCTGATGCAATTTTAACATCAGTAAGTATTTTAACCACAGGGTTTGATGAACCAAGTGTAGATACTATTATTTTAAACAGGGCTACAAAATCCATCACTTTGTATTACCAAATGATTGGTCGTGGATCTCGTGTATTTAAAGATAAAAAGAATTTTAACGTGATTGATTTAGGAAACAATGCAGCTCGTTTTGGCTTGTGGAGTGCTCCTATAAATTGGAAACGAATTTTTAAATCTCCAGATTATTATTTAGACAACTTAATTAACGATGAGGAAATCGAACGTCAATTTGTGTACGATATGCCTAAAGAAATTCGTGAAAAGTTTAAAAATACCGAGGATATTACTTTTAAGGTAAAAGAACACTATGATTACGCTATTAAAAGAGGGATAAAATCTAAAGTAGTTTTAGATAAATCTGTTGCTCAACATGCACAAATGTGTTATGAAAATGCCGAAGATGTTTTTGAGGCCAGAGATTTGGCAATCTTATTAGAAGATGATATCAAAGATAGAATTAAAAAGTATTCTCATTATATGATTAAGAGTACTAAGAATTATATCATGTGGTTAGAAGAAGACTATAAGCGAAAGCTAAACACAGAAATAAACATGAAATTTAAAGAGTAA
- a CDS encoding DUF4251 domain-containing protein, with protein sequence MKYLKNIIPSIVLAFVVFACSSSKNLTQNRQMVKLDSMMNTKNFTIESNWAQPQMTNALQQVLNSGLMQPGSGAGNISLIGNHNYLTISGDSIKSYLPYFGERQMNVDYGGGGSAIEFNGLMDNYEVKNVKDKFYSINFNAKSKSESFQVFIKIYPNLKTSMVLNSTSRFPISYSGEIKLEEKK encoded by the coding sequence ATGAAATATTTAAAAAATATCATTCCAAGCATTGTTTTAGCTTTTGTTGTTTTTGCCTGTAGTTCCTCAAAAAACTTAACACAAAACAGACAAATGGTTAAGTTAGATAGTATGATGAATACTAAAAACTTTACAATAGAATCTAATTGGGCTCAACCACAAATGACCAATGCTTTACAACAAGTGCTAAACTCAGGTTTAATGCAACCAGGGAGTGGTGCTGGGAATATTAGTTTAATAGGAAATCATAATTATTTAACTATTTCTGGAGATAGTATAAAATCTTATTTACCTTATTTTGGTGAAAGACAAATGAATGTAGATTATGGAGGAGGGGGAAGTGCTATTGAATTTAATGGACTGATGGATAATTATGAGGTAAAAAATGTTAAAGATAAATTTTATAGCATCAATTTTAATGCTAAAAGTAAATCAGAAAGTTTTCAAGTTTTTATAAAAATATATCCAAATTTAAAAACCAGTATGGTACTTAATAGTACTTCAAGATTTCCGATTTCTTATTCAGGAGAAATAAAATTAGAAGAGAAAAAATAG